TGAAAGAAGCATACAGCCAGTATTGACTGTGCTTACAAGAGCGCATATAAATCCCAACACAATAACTCTTCTGGGTTTAGTCCTTGTCATAGTAGGCTCTGTCCTTCTTTACAGGCACATGTACTTTTGGAGTTTTGCATTCCTCGCTTTAGGTGGCCTTGCAGATGCCATAGATGGCTCCCTTGCGCGAAAAAACGGAACTAAAAGCGATTTTGGTGCCTTTTTAGACTCCCTTGTAGACCGATTTTCTGACGCTTCACCTTTCATAGCCATTAGCCTCTCAGCAGAGGAAGATTACTTATCTTTCTTGTCCCTACTTGCTTTGGTATTCTCTTTTGGGGTAAGTTACGCAAAAGCAAGAGCTGAAGGTCTTGGATATACTCTAAATGTGGGAACTTTTGAAAGAACAGAAAGATGGCTAACATTACTTGTAGGGATAGCTCTTAACATGATAGAAATATCTATCCTTGTTATACTTTTTGGTTCTCTTATAACGGTACTTCAGAGAGTTTTTGCCTTCAAAAGACAGTTAAAATAGTAGTATGAAACTCCTTGCACCTTCTGTGCTTTCTGCAGACTTTTGGAAATTGGGTGAGCAAATAGAGGCGGTAGTAAGAGGTGGTGCGGACCTTATACACCTTGATGTGATGGATGGGCATTTTGTTCCCAACATAACCTTTGGTCCTGTCCTCGTAGAAAGCATAAGAAGACACTGTAAACTACCCTTAGATGTACATCTCATGATAGAAAATGCGGATAGATACATACCTGAGTTTGTAAGGGCAGGAGCCAATTGGGTAAGTGTGCACATAGAGAACAACCCACACATCCACAGGACATTACAACTGATAAAAGACCTGGGTGCCAAAGCAGGTGTGGTAATAAACCCGGGAACTTCTCTGTATGCTATAGAGGAGGCCCTTCATTATGCAGATTTTGTCTTGCTTATGTCTGTGAATCCAGGTTTTGGTGGACAGAAGTTTATAGAGAGATCCATAGACAGGCTTAAAAAACTCAGGCAGATGGTCAACAGCATAAATCCCAATATCCTTATAGAGATTGACGGCGGTATAAAGGAAGAGAACATAAAGCAGGTAGCACTTGCTGGAGCGGATGTGTTTGTAATAGGCTCGGGTATATTCTCCTATGAGAATATAGAAGAGCAGACAAGAAGGATAAAGGAAAAACTCATCTCCTTAGAGGCAGTGTAAGTTTTTGCAGATCAAACACATTGAAGGTCAAAAATACCTCCTTTATGTACTTCTTCCTGTTGCCATCGTAGTTATCTTTTAAAAGCAAGCCAAAACTCCAACACGCACCCGCGTAATCTAACCTTATCTGCCTCAAAAGATCCTTGTTGCTCCTGTTATCGTGTATTAGCCCAAAGGTCATGGTTATGTTTTTGTAAGAAGAATTTGCGGAAATAAGGAGTTGGTCATTGAGTCTGTTTCCCGAAATATCTTTTGACTGCACATAACCTAAGGTAATATTAGATGGTTTTAAATAAATGTTAAGATAAGTAGTGTTATTTAAGATCTGAGTATGATTTGGATCGTAAAGAACGTCGCTGTTTAAATTCACAAAAGGGAAAGGGAATAACGAAATTATGCTTCTTACGGGAACAAATTTTTTATTTATCTGTTGTCCACCAAAAGAAAAGCTCTCCAAGAAGCTATATCCTCCTTCTAAGTACCAGCTCAAAACCTGTCTTCCTTTGTAAAAGGTGTAGTTTCTGAAGGTAAGCCTGAGGGTATTCTCTTTATCTATGCTGTCAAGGTTGTCAAATCTTGGATTGTTATAACCCTTTGGTCTGTAGCTGTAGGAAAGTTCCAAAACATTTTTAAGGTCTAAGTCTTTCCACTTTTTATCAAAGAAAAAAGGTAAGCGCTCGCTCAGGTGAACAGTGGAAAAGCTTTTGTCTGTGTTGGATAAGTTAGATGAAAAATAAAAACCTTCTTCAAAAGTCAAAGTAGAGTATATAACTCTGCCAAATACATTCAGTGGAAGAGCTATTTGAGGAAATAACAACACTCTGTGGGCTCTTGGTCCTACTTCTCTATAAAAGTTAGTGTAATTGAAGGTTGCATTAAAGTAAAGTTTTCCAAAAAGCTGTCTGTCTTTGTAATACAAACCTATCTCTGGCAATCTTTGAAGTGTTTGCTTGTTGTTTGGCGAAGTAGTGTCGTAAAATCTCTCCGCATTGAAGTTAAATAAAATGCTATCAGTATCCTTAGTGTAAGAAATGTAAGATGTTAAGTAAGGAATAGTCTTGTCTTTGGTGTGTAAATAAACATCCTGAAGAAAGTAAGGGTCAGATGCTGTATCAAGCCCGGCTTTTAAATTACCAAGATCTAAGTCAAACTTTATCCTGTATCTGTTTTCCCTAAAAGTGCTAAGGTCTCTTCCTTCCCACCACCTGCCGGGAGGAGTAGGCTCTTTGTATAGGCTTACATCTGCGTACACATCTTTCTTTTTTGATATAGCCTGCCTGTATTCCAGAGAAAGCCCCGATGCTTGCTTATCTCTGATGTCAAGGGTAAGAGTGGCGTCTTTGTCTTGTGATATAGCCCAGTATATGGGTTGCTGGTATATAAAAGTGTTGTATGTATTGGAGCCTATAACAGGAGGTAAGAGTCCCGAGCGCCTATCACCTACAGGAAATACAGAAAAAGGTAAGTAAGCAATAGGGAGCTTAAAAAGCCTCAGTGAGTTATTGTAAGAAAACACATACTTTTCAGTCACTTTGGCATGGGAGAAACATAGTGTCATCTCCTTTCTGCTTGGTGGGCATGTGGTTATGTCTCCTTTCTCAACATAATAAACTTCTTTATCTTTATCTACTCGCTGTGCAGTAATGTAAAACTTTTCAAACCGTCCGTTAGTATCCAAAAAATATCCCGTGTCCTCTCTAAGGTTCAAAAAAGCAATCCTGCCCCACGCCTCAATCCTACCATCAAAGGACTTAACGTAAACATTTCCTTCAGCATAAACCTCCTTAGTTTCCGGATTATACCTAACATAATCTGCCTCTAAGTAGTATTTTTCGTAATAAGCCTGTACACGACCTTTCGCTATGAGCGTTTTGTCAGGCAACCTTTCAAGGTAGTCAGAAAATATCTCTGCAGAAAAGGCAAAGGATGTGCATAATGCGAGAATAATCCCCGTCCTTAACACTTGAATATTATACGCTACGGTCTAAATTTAAAAAACGATTGATATTCTTATTGTATTATGGTAGAATATCAACATATGAGGTGAAAAAAATGGTAGAGGTGCTTTCTGAAGATAAGTTAGAAGCTTGGGCAGAATTTTTGAAAGCTCTGGCGCATCCTATAAGGCTCAGGATCATCTCAGTACTTATTGAAGGCAGACAGTGTGTAAAAAACCTGAGTGAGCTTTTGAACACTTCACAACCTAATGTATCTCAACACCTTAGTGTCTTGAGAAGTAAAGGTATAGTAGGTTGTAAGAGAGATGGTTCCATAGTGTGCTACTATATCAAAGATGAAAGAGTGTTAGAGATCTACAAAATTCTCAGTAAGGAGGTTTAGAATGGGTGTGATAGTACTTAATGAGAGCAACTGGCATACTGAAGTGATAAACTCTGACAAGCCAGTTGTAGTGGACTTTTGGGCACCTTGGTGTGGTCCTTGTAGGATCATAGCACCCATTATAGAAGAACTTGCTATGGAACTGGGCGACAAAGTTAAGTTTGGTAAGCTAAACACAGATGAAAACCCAAACATAGCCATGCAGTACGGTATAAGAGCTATACCTACCATAATGCTTTTCTATAAGGGTGAGGTGGCGGACACAAGAATAGGGGTCCAGCCTAAGGAAGCTCTCAAGCAGATGATACTTAGTCACATCTGATGGTGGAGATCTCCGAAGACATCCTTTACGACTGCATCATCGTAGGTGGTGGTCCTGCGGGTCTTACCGCAGGTCTTTACTGTGCGAGGGCAAAACTAAATACCCTTCTGCTTGAAAAGGGGACCATAGGCGGACAGATAGCCATAACAGACCTTGTAGAAAACTATCCGGGATTTCCAGAAGGTATAAGCGGTAAAGAGCTATCTTTGAGGTTCAAAGCTCAAGCAGAAAGATTTGGGCTAAAAGTGGTCAAAGCGGAAGCGGTAAAGTTAGAGAAGGAAGGTAAGGAGATATTTATTCATCTGAGAAATGATCAGTTAATTAGAGCAAAAACCGTTATTATAGCATCAGGCTCTAATCCAAGAAGGCTTGGGGTTCCGGGAGAAAGCGAATTTTTAAACAGAGGAGTGTCTTACTGTGCCACCTGTGATGGAGCTCTCTTTGAAGGCTCTCCTATAGCGGTTATTGGTGGTGGTGATTCTGCAACACAAGAAGCTCTTTTTCTCACAAGGTTTGGTAGCGTAGTTTATCTCATACACAGAAGGGATACATTAAGAGCGCAAAAACACCTGCAGGAAAAAGTCTTTTCCAATCCTAAGATAAGGTTTATTCCTGATACTGTGGTGGAGGAAATAAAAGGAAACCATGCTGTTGAAAAACTTATACTCAAGAACACAAAAACGGGTCAAATGTCTGAGTTAGCGGTGGAAGGTGTGTTCATATTCATAGGTTTGGAACCCAACACAGGCTTTTTGAAAGGTTTCGTTGAGCTTGACGAGAATGGGTATGTGATAACTGATGAGAGGATGAGAACTAATGTAGAGGGAGTGTTTGCGGCAGGAGATTGTAGAAAGGGCTCAACGGGTCAGGTAGCTGTTGCGGTAGGTGAGGGATGTATTGCAGCTATAGAAGCGGAAAAGTATATAGAGCATAACTTTTAACTTATGGAAAAACCTAAGACACCCTTTCTTGCAGTAGATGGCATAGTAAGGCTTTGGGAAGGAAATTTTTTCAAAGGTATAGTGCTCATAGAGAGGTTATATCCACCTTACGGATTTGCCCTGCCAGGTGGGTTTGTGGAGATAGGGGAAACTGTAGAACAAGCTATACTCAGGGAGGTAAAAGAAGAGACTAGTCTGGATGCAAACATAAAAAGATTATTTGGAGTTTATTCTCACCCCGAACGAGATCCCAGATTTCATGTAGTGTCGTTGGTCTTCCTTCTTGATGCGTGGGGCAAACCCCATGCGAGCAGTGATGCCAAGAAGGTTTATGTCGTAAAACTTGAGGATATACCCTTTGAAAAATTAGTTTTTGACCACAAGCAGATACTTTTGGACTTCATTAGGAGTTAGGTAGTAATTTAAAAAATAAAGGAGGAAAATAAAGTCATGAAAAGCTTTATACTATCCCTTCTTAGCTTTTTAGGCATAGCATCTACAGGGAAACCTATAAAAGAAGGTCAGCCTGCTTACAAATTTGCTCTTTACTCGGATGCAGGAAAGATAGAAAGATTAGAAAATTATATTGGTAAATGGGTGGTGCTCTACTTTTACCCTAAGGCAGACACTCCCGGATGCACTACGCAGGCAAAGGAATACACAAAACTTATGCCAGCTTTTGAGAAAGCTAACACCAAAGTTTTTGGTATAAGTACAGATAGTTTAGAAGCCATAAGGAAGTTTAAAGAAAAGTACCAACTGAGAGTCACCTTTCTTTCAGATCCTAAGGGACAAGTGGCAAGGGCATACGGTATTACGGTTATAGCAGGTTTCTGTTCCAGAGACACAATAATAGTAAACCCGCAAGGTATTGTAGAGAAAATCTACAGGGGAGTAGACCCTGCCTCTGACCCTCATCAGGTGCTTCAATATATAACATCCAGATAAGCTAAAATGATAACATAATGAAAGAGATTCTACTCGAGAGTACCTTCGTGAGCATTGACATAGAAACCACGGGCTTTGATGAGGAAAGTGCGGATATAATAGAGATAGCCTGTGTGAGGGTAGAGGGTGGTGTGATTACAGAAAGGTTCAGTTCTTTAGTAAATCCCGGCTATCTGCTACCAGAAAGGATAGTTAAACTCACGGGTATCACAAACGCTATGATAGTGGGAAAGCCAAGTATTTACGAGGTACTGCCGAGATTTCTCAAGTTTGTAGGAAATAGTATCATAGTAGGCCACAACATAGAAAAAGACATAGCTTTTATAGATAAAGCTTACAGAACCCTTTACGGAAAAAGATTCAAACATCCCCACATATGTACTTTGAACCTTGCGAGGAATATACTTCCCCATATAAAAAAATACTCTCTCAAAGACCTTGCTGATTACTTCAACATAAAGTACAGAAGACTACACAGAGCCCTTGATGATGCGGAAACGACTGCGTATCTTTTTATAGAGCTTTTAAACCTCCTTTGGAATCAGTTGAAAGTAGGCGACTACTTAGAAATAAAGAAAATATCTAAAGCCTGAGTATACCTAATATCTTATTTATCATTCCACCTGTGTAGTCTATTCCTTCTTCTCTCATCTCTTTAGCAAGCTTTTCAAGAATGGACCTCATGTTTGCGTTTACATTTTTTGGAACCTCTATTCTGAAGGTGATCACAAGGTCTCCTCCGGGAAAACCCAAACCTTTAAATCTCTTTGTGGAACCACACTCGGTGCCGGGTTGCACAAACACCTCGTGGTAAGTACCGTCAAGAGCTTTTATCTTAGTGATCCCTCCCAAAACAGCTAAAGGGAAAGAAATAAAAACCTCTGTGTGAAGGTCCTTACCTATCTTTTTAAAAACGGGGTGAGGTTTTAGGCTTACCCTAAGATATAAGTCTCCTGCTTCCCCTCCTCTCTCCCCCATGTGTCCTTTGCCCGGAACTTTTAGTATCTCGCCGTCATCTGTACCCTGAGGAACCTTTACCTTAATAACACTATGCTTGGCTACTCTTCCCCTTCCTCCGCAGGAAGGACACGGATTTTTTACTATGAATCCTCTGCCTTTACATACAGAACAAGGTCTAGGGAAGTTGAATATACCGCTTATTCTCCTACCGGTACCTTCACAGGCATGACACACTACTTTTTCCATTTGCCCCATGTAGCCTTTGCCTTCGCAGGAAGGACAGTCCATCCACCTTTCGTACTCTATCTCTTTTTCACACCCAAAGGCTGCCTCTTCAAGGGAGAGCTCAAGTTTTAGCCTTATATCTGCACCTTTTTTGGGTTTTGGTGCTCTTCTCATACCCTGCCATATGCTCTCTAAAAATTCCTGTATATACTCCATAAAGTCCTTGTACTTTTTCTCATCACCTGTTGTTAGGATGCTATCGTACTGCTTTCTCCTTTCTTGGTCAGAAAGCACATGATAGGCTTCGTTTATCTCTTTGAACTTTTCCTCAGCATCTTCTTCAGAACTAACATCTGGATGGTACTGTCTGGCAAGCCTTCTGTAAGCTCTCTTTATTTCATCAATTGTAGCGTCTCTACTTACTCCCAATATCTGATAGTAATCCTTTATGCGCATTCTTTTTAATTTATTTCACTTTGGAGGTCTGAAGGCTTTGATCTTTTTTTCGTCTGTAGTTATGTAAGGTCCACCTATGAGGTCTATACAGTAAGGCACTGCGGGAAAAACCGCATCTAAACAAACCTTAATGGACTGTGGCTTTCCCGGTAGGTTTATTATTAGAGTTTTACCTCTTATCCCTGCTAATTGTCTTGAGAGTATAGCTGTAGGCACTTGTGCCAAAGACACGCTTCTCATAAGCTCTCCAAAGCCGGGTAAGATCTTTTCACAAACTGCCTGCGTTGCCTCAGGGGTGACATCCCTAGGTGCTGGACCAGTACCTCCAGTAGTGAGTATAAGACAACAGTTCTCCACATCAGACATGTGTATAAGAGCACCTTCTATAATATCCCTTTCATCAGGAACGATCCTGTAGATCACCTCAAAGGGTGAGGTTAAAACTTCGTTAAGGTAATCTATGATGTACTTACCGCTTATATCTTCATACTCGCCTCTACTTGCTCTGTCTGATATGGTAAGCACTCCTATCTTAGCTTTCTCCTGCATGGAAAAGATTATACAAAAATCACTTGAGAAGATCCATCACCTTCTTTATACTTACCCTCATTCTCTCAAAAGCTTCCGCAAGCTTTCCTATCTCGTCATCTGACTTGATGTCAACAGGCTCATCTACATTACCCTTAGCTATTTCTTCCGCCTTTCTTTCTAACTTTTCCACAGGCTTAAAGACTAGTCTGTCAAGGGAAAAGAGTATAAAGAGAGTCAGAGCTAAAAAGAGACCAAAAATGAATAGCCCTCTGTACAGACCCGTTAACTGAGCTTTTAATATGGTTGATTCAAAAGGCACAAATACCATGACAGCGCCCTGAACCTTTCCCACTTCCCAGTTAAGATCGTGCTGAGGTTTGTATAAAGTCTGAATTACTTTTGGCATGTTCTGCACCTGACCGTGGCACCTCAAACAGCTTGCATCTGGCACCACTGCGGATGCATAAACAAAGTACCTCTCCCCTTTGTAGTTTGTTATATCAGAGTACTCTTTATTCCCAGTGTTTCTCATAAAGACTATAATTTTGGCTTCAAGCTCATTGGGTTCGTCCTTAGGGTTTAGAGGATTAAAAGCTACCTGTCTTAGTGCAAAGTTAGGCATCTCTTCGCTCACTTTTTTGAAGATAGATGCAGTGAAAAAGCTCGAAGATTGGGCTTCAAGTATAAAGTCCTCTTTGGAACAACCGCTTGCCAAAATTTCGTCAATTTTAGGTCTTAGTATGCTTCTTACATACTCTCTTGATGCTTTGGTAAAGGTCATGGCAGTTTTTATTTTCTCCTTTGTGGTATCTTTGGCTTGATCCACGGAGTTTTGGTAAGAGTAAAAACCCACCGCTAAACCTGAGGCTATGCCTATAACTAAGATGGGAAGACCTACTTTCCACCTTATACTTTTTGGCAAAGGCAGTTTCATTCCACAACCCTCCTTACTTTTTCTAAAAACCTATTTGCGTGCATACTATCTGGAATCTCTCTATACAGCACATCTATAAGTTTTTTGAGATCTTCCTTCTTCATGCTCCTTTCCGTATAACCTCTGTCCTTCAGTATTTTATTCCAAAGTAGTGGCCCTATGGGTCCTATCTCCTCAATAAAGTGCGTCTTTACAGCATTTACCTTTTCCTCTTCAAGGTATTCTTGTTCTGTACCTTCGTAAAACTCCACCTGTATGGGTGAAGGGGACTCCTTTACATCAAGACTGTAAAGGGAAAAGTTATTTTTAGTACCGGGAGCTATACCATGGCTTGTTGTGTCTATCTGGTCCATGTTATGCAAAAGCTTTAAGAGAGAAGCACCACGATAAAAGAATTCATATAACCTTTCACCACTATAGAGGAATAGATCAAGAAGTGCACTTAATTTTCTGTTACTTATTTCTTTCCTGAAAAGAGTAAGCTCTTCTTCACTGGCAACGGTTCCTTCTCTTTCCTTCTTGAGCGTGCTCATGGAGGATATGATCAGAGGAAGCTCAGGTTCTGTTACATAAACTGCCACATAGCTATCGTCCCTTTGTATCTCTACTTTCTGAAGGTTGCTTGAGGTATAAAGGTTATGGTGGTAAGAGCATATAGGAAGACCTTTTTGGAACATAAGCATAAAGGTGAACCTTTCCCTGTTGCACATGATGAGATATCCGTCTATATGAGACCTCTTTATCTGTTCCATGAGTTTGTATATGTCAATGTGCGA
The DNA window shown above is from Hydrogenobacter hydrogenophilus and carries:
- a CDS encoding CDP-alcohol phosphatidyltransferase family protein — translated: MSYLVREIKPHFERSIQPVLTVLTRAHINPNTITLLGLVLVIVGSVLLYRHMYFWSFAFLALGGLADAIDGSLARKNGTKSDFGAFLDSLVDRFSDASPFIAISLSAEEDYLSFLSLLALVFSFGVSYAKARAEGLGYTLNVGTFERTERWLTLLVGIALNMIEISILVILFGSLITVLQRVFAFKRQLK
- the rpe gene encoding ribulose-phosphate 3-epimerase, whose protein sequence is MKLLAPSVLSADFWKLGEQIEAVVRGGADLIHLDVMDGHFVPNITFGPVLVESIRRHCKLPLDVHLMIENADRYIPEFVRAGANWVSVHIENNPHIHRTLQLIKDLGAKAGVVINPGTSLYAIEEALHYADFVLLMSVNPGFGGQKFIERSIDRLKKLRQMVNSINPNILIEIDGGIKEENIKQVALAGADVFVIGSGIFSYENIEEQTRRIKEKLISLEAV
- a CDS encoding LPS-assembly protein LptD — translated: MLRTGIILALCTSFAFSAEIFSDYLERLPDKTLIAKGRVQAYYEKYYLEADYVRYNPETKEVYAEGNVYVKSFDGRIEAWGRIAFLNLREDTGYFLDTNGRFEKFYITAQRVDKDKEVYYVEKGDITTCPPSRKEMTLCFSHAKVTEKYVFSYNNSLRLFKLPIAYLPFSVFPVGDRRSGLLPPVIGSNTYNTFIYQQPIYWAISQDKDATLTLDIRDKQASGLSLEYRQAISKKKDVYADVSLYKEPTPPGRWWEGRDLSTFRENRYRIKFDLDLGNLKAGLDTASDPYFLQDVYLHTKDKTIPYLTSYISYTKDTDSILFNFNAERFYDTTSPNNKQTLQRLPEIGLYYKDRQLFGKLYFNATFNYTNFYREVGPRAHRVLLFPQIALPLNVFGRVIYSTLTFEEGFYFSSNLSNTDKSFSTVHLSERLPFFFDKKWKDLDLKNVLELSYSYRPKGYNNPRFDNLDSIDKENTLRLTFRNYTFYKGRQVLSWYLEGGYSFLESFSFGGQQINKKFVPVRSIISLFPFPFVNLNSDVLYDPNHTQILNNTTYLNIYLKPSNITLGYVQSKDISGNRLNDQLLISANSSYKNITMTFGLIHDNRSNKDLLRQIRLDYAGACWSFGLLLKDNYDGNRKKYIKEVFLTFNVFDLQKLTLPLRR
- a CDS encoding ArsR/SmtB family transcription factor, yielding MVEVLSEDKLEAWAEFLKALAHPIRLRIISVLIEGRQCVKNLSELLNTSQPNVSQHLSVLRSKGIVGCKRDGSIVCYYIKDERVLEIYKILSKEV
- the trxA gene encoding thioredoxin → MGVIVLNESNWHTEVINSDKPVVVDFWAPWCGPCRIIAPIIEELAMELGDKVKFGKLNTDENPNIAMQYGIRAIPTIMLFYKGEVADTRIGVQPKEALKQMILSHI
- the trxB gene encoding thioredoxin-disulfide reductase; this translates as MVEISEDILYDCIIVGGGPAGLTAGLYCARAKLNTLLLEKGTIGGQIAITDLVENYPGFPEGISGKELSLRFKAQAERFGLKVVKAEAVKLEKEGKEIFIHLRNDQLIRAKTVIIASGSNPRRLGVPGESEFLNRGVSYCATCDGALFEGSPIAVIGGGDSATQEALFLTRFGSVVYLIHRRDTLRAQKHLQEKVFSNPKIRFIPDTVVEEIKGNHAVEKLILKNTKTGQMSELAVEGVFIFIGLEPNTGFLKGFVELDENGYVITDERMRTNVEGVFAAGDCRKGSTGQVAVAVGEGCIAAIEAEKYIEHNF
- a CDS encoding NUDIX domain-containing protein, whose protein sequence is MEKPKTPFLAVDGIVRLWEGNFFKGIVLIERLYPPYGFALPGGFVEIGETVEQAILREVKEETSLDANIKRLFGVYSHPERDPRFHVVSLVFLLDAWGKPHASSDAKKVYVVKLEDIPFEKLVFDHKQILLDFIRS
- a CDS encoding peroxiredoxin, translating into MKSFILSLLSFLGIASTGKPIKEGQPAYKFALYSDAGKIERLENYIGKWVVLYFYPKADTPGCTTQAKEYTKLMPAFEKANTKVFGISTDSLEAIRKFKEKYQLRVTFLSDPKGQVARAYGITVIAGFCSRDTIIVNPQGIVEKIYRGVDPASDPHQVLQYITSR
- a CDS encoding 3'-5' exonuclease — protein: MKEILLESTFVSIDIETTGFDEESADIIEIACVRVEGGVITERFSSLVNPGYLLPERIVKLTGITNAMIVGKPSIYEVLPRFLKFVGNSIIVGHNIEKDIAFIDKAYRTLYGKRFKHPHICTLNLARNILPHIKKYSLKDLADYFNIKYRRLHRALDDAETTAYLFIELLNLLWNQLKVGDYLEIKKISKA
- a CDS encoding DnaJ C-terminal domain-containing protein yields the protein MRIKDYYQILGVSRDATIDEIKRAYRRLARQYHPDVSSEEDAEEKFKEINEAYHVLSDQERRKQYDSILTTGDEKKYKDFMEYIQEFLESIWQGMRRAPKPKKGADIRLKLELSLEEAAFGCEKEIEYERWMDCPSCEGKGYMGQMEKVVCHACEGTGRRISGIFNFPRPCSVCKGRGFIVKNPCPSCGGRGRVAKHSVIKVKVPQGTDDGEILKVPGKGHMGERGGEAGDLYLRVSLKPHPVFKKIGKDLHTEVFISFPLAVLGGITKIKALDGTYHEVFVQPGTECGSTKRFKGLGFPGGDLVITFRIEVPKNVNANMRSILEKLAKEMREEGIDYTGGMINKILGILRL
- the mog gene encoding molybdopterin adenylyltransferase, whose product is MQEKAKIGVLTISDRASRGEYEDISGKYIIDYLNEVLTSPFEVIYRIVPDERDIIEGALIHMSDVENCCLILTTGGTGPAPRDVTPEATQAVCEKILPGFGELMRSVSLAQVPTAILSRQLAGIRGKTLIINLPGKPQSIKVCLDAVFPAVPYCIDLIGGPYITTDEKKIKAFRPPK
- a CDS encoding c-type heme family protein, whose protein sequence is MKLPLPKSIRWKVGLPILVIGIASGLAVGFYSYQNSVDQAKDTTKEKIKTAMTFTKASREYVRSILRPKIDEILASGCSKEDFILEAQSSSFFTASIFKKVSEEMPNFALRQVAFNPLNPKDEPNELEAKIIVFMRNTGNKEYSDITNYKGERYFVYASAVVPDASCLRCHGQVQNMPKVIQTLYKPQHDLNWEVGKVQGAVMVFVPFESTILKAQLTGLYRGLFIFGLFLALTLFILFSLDRLVFKPVEKLERKAEEIAKGNVDEPVDIKSDDEIGKLAEAFERMRVSIKKVMDLLK